The genomic region AGCTGCACCGGCACCACCGGGTTAACCAGCGCCGGGTCACCGCCCTGGTCGGCAATGGCATCGCGCAGACCGGCCAAATCGACCAATGCCGTCTGGCCAAGAATGTCATGACAGACAACACGGGCCGGGAACCACGGGAAATCGCGGTCGCGGCGGCGTTCGACCAGCTGGCTCAGGCATTCATTGAGAATTTCCGGGTCGCATTTGCGCACCAGGTTCTCGGCGTGGACGCGGGCGGTGTACGGCAGCGTGTCGTAACTGCCCGGTTTCAGGGCTTCGACGGCCTCACGGGCATCAAACCAATGCAAAGACGTGCCAGCCAAAGGCTTGCGAAAAGCGTTGTTCATGTTGTGGGGGGTCCAGTGCAGCACCGCCGCAGGCGGCATTAACAGGTTTGACCATTATGCGAAAAACTTCGCTGAGGGTCATCCGGCTTTGGTCGGCTTCACGCACATTTCTCGTGGTTTTTTGGCATAAGTCGGGCCGTGGGCAGCAGAACCGTACCAATCAGTCCAGTTTTTGGCTCTACACTTCGACGTGTCGCCGCAGACAAAAGAGCCGGTTAAGGACACCAAATGAAAATTATCTGGATTGCCATTTTCTTGCTGGTGCTGATCTGGTCCGGGGTCAACCCTAAGGACTACCCGACCTGGGCACTGGAGGTTTCACCAGCAGTCGCTGGCGGTCTGATTCTGGCGTTTACCTACAAGCGGTTTCCGCTGACACCGCTGCTGTACGCGTTGATTCTTCTGCACTGTGTGATACTGATGATCGGCGGTCATTACACCTATGCTGAGGTGCCGTTTTTCGATGCGCTGAAACCGGTGTTTGGCTGGGAGCGCAATAACTTCGACAAACTCGGGCATTTTCTGCAGGGCTTTGTGCCGGCGCTGATCGCCCGTGAAGTATTGTTGCGCTACGCCATCGTGGCCTCAAACGCCTGGCGCAGCTTTTTTATCGTTTGCATTTGCCTGGCCGTCAGCGCGTTTTACGAATTGATTGAATGGTGGGTGGCGCTGCTGTCCGAAGAAGCCGCCGAATCATTTCTCGGCACGCAAGGTTATGTCTGGGATACCCAAGCCGATATGGCTTTTGCATTGCTCGGCGCGATATTGGCGCTACTGCTGCTCGGCAGAATTCACGACCAACAATTGCGACAACGACAGCTGCTCTAAACCGTCAACGCGGCTTGCCGTGTCGCGACTCAATGCGCGAGGCCATCGACGGTTCGTAAAAGCGGTGATGCTGACGACCACCGCGTTTGGCGGCATACATCGCGACATCGGCTTTCTTCAGCAGCGTTTCAAAATCGCTGGCATCTAGCGGATAAACGGCAATGCCAATCGAGCAGCTGAGCTGGCAACTGGCATCGAACTCACGACCAGTTTGCTCCACTTTGGCGATCAGCTTTTCGGCAATATGGGCCGCGTCAGCATCGCCGCGTAACTCATCGAGCAGCACCAAAAACTCATCGCCGCCCTGACGCCCGACGGTGTCACTGGCACGCAGGGTTTCAGAGAGCGCATCAGCGATTTGTTTCAGCAACTTGTCACCGGTGAAATGACCGTGGGTATCGTTGACGGTCTTGAAGTTGTCGAGATCAAGAAACATCAGTGCGGCTTTGCTGTTATGCCGTTGCGAGCGAGCCACCACTTGTTGAAAGCGATCCTGAATCAATAAGCGATTGGGCAAACCGGTCAGCGCATCGTGGTGCGCCATATGCGATATTTCCGCTTGTGAATCGATCAGTTTTTGGTGCTCGCTGTTTAACGTGATCAGCACATTGCGTAAATCACTGGCGAGCCAGCCAACACTGATCGCCGTCACCAGCAGAATGATGGCCGTGTAAAAATAGGCGCTGTAACCACGCACTGCCGAAAGTCCGGCAAACCAGCCGCGGCTATGCAACCAGGCCAACAACGCAATGAAAAGTAGTGTCCACAGCGTTATCGCCCACATCAACCATTTGTTGCCGACCAGCGCGGCAAACACCAGCAGGGCAGGAAACGCCAGCATCGCTTCATCGTGGATGCCACCATTGCTCAACACCAGAAGACTCAAGGTCGCAATCAAACTGCCAATCAGTATGGCGGCGGCCTGATGCGTGGCGCCGCGTCTTGCCAGCCAATAGGCGCCCGCCACCAACGACACGGCGACTGAAAGTGTCGCAATGGTAATAGTCGAACCACTGAACAGCGCTTTGGCGAGCGTCAGCAGCAACGCCAACAAGACAATTTTTGCGATATGCACTACCCGGTTTCGCTGAAACCGTTGCAGGTCGAAACTTGAGTTACCAGGTCGCTCTGGAGCAGGCATTGTTTCTATGTTTGCTCAATCCTTAAGATCAATTCGGGCTACGGTACCGCGCATTGCCGACGCAAGCAGATTTTCCGATGCGTCGGTGCAGCATTGCATGCGTCACCGCTTGCGCGACGCTTGCCGGTCATCAAGGCGAACCTTGTTGCACAGCCCGAACGGTATTGCGGCCACTTTGCTTTGCCAGGTACAGCGCCTTGTCGGCGTGCTGCAACA from Permianibacter aggregans harbors:
- a CDS encoding DUF2238 domain-containing protein; the protein is MKIIWIAIFLLVLIWSGVNPKDYPTWALEVSPAVAGGLILAFTYKRFPLTPLLYALILLHCVILMIGGHYTYAEVPFFDALKPVFGWERNNFDKLGHFLQGFVPALIAREVLLRYAIVASNAWRSFFIVCICLAVSAFYELIEWWVALLSEEAAESFLGTQGYVWDTQADMAFALLGAILALLLLGRIHDQQLRQRQLL
- a CDS encoding GGDEF domain-containing protein encodes the protein MHIAKIVLLALLLTLAKALFSGSTITIATLSVAVSLVAGAYWLARRGATHQAAAILIGSLIATLSLLVLSNGGIHDEAMLAFPALLVFAALVGNKWLMWAITLWTLLFIALLAWLHSRGWFAGLSAVRGYSAYFYTAIILLVTAISVGWLASDLRNVLITLNSEHQKLIDSQAEISHMAHHDALTGLPNRLLIQDRFQQVVARSQRHNSKAALMFLDLDNFKTVNDTHGHFTGDKLLKQIADALSETLRASDTVGRQGGDEFLVLLDELRGDADAAHIAEKLIAKVEQTGREFDASCQLSCSIGIAVYPLDASDFETLLKKADVAMYAAKRGGRQHHRFYEPSMASRIESRHGKPR